A region of Scylla paramamosain isolate STU-SP2022 chromosome 25, ASM3559412v1, whole genome shotgun sequence DNA encodes the following proteins:
- the LOC135113314 gene encoding cuticle protein 8-like produces MALKLVLLPALVAVALADTTSYRPLPPSPAPIYSARTPSYNAPAPSYNAPEPVSPPKYDFSWNVKDDYSSNDYGHQETRDGYNTQGSYYVQLPDGRLQEVTYTVNGDSGFVAQVNYQGEAQYPTQQGYGSAPSYQAPAPSYRQPRPSYA; encoded by the exons ATGGCCCTCAag ctcGTCCTCCTGCCCGCCCTCGTGGCAGTCGCCCTCGCCGACACGACTTCCTATAGGccgcttcctccctctcctgcccccATCTACAGCGCCCGCACCCCATCCTATAACGCCCCCGCGCCATCCTACAATGCACCCGAGCCAGTG AGTCCCCCTAAGTATGACTTCAGCTGGAACGTCAAGGACGACTATTCCAGCAACGACTACGGCCACCAGGAGACCCGCGACGGCTACAACACCCAGGGATCCTACTACGTGCAGCTGCCCGACGGCCGCCTGCAGGAGGTCACCTACACTGTCAACGGCGACTCAGGCTTCGTGGCCCAGGTCAACTACCAGGGAGAGGCACAGTACCCAACACAGCAGGGCTACGGCTCCGCACCTTCCTACCAGGCCCCCGCCCCGTCCTACCGGCAGCCCCGCCCGTCCTACGCGTAA